In the Sus scrofa isolate TJ Tabasco breed Duroc chromosome 6, Sscrofa11.1, whole genome shotgun sequence genome, one interval contains:
- the FXYD7 gene encoding FXYD domain-containing ion transport regulator 7 isoform X1, protein MLLRVSAPAPPCPRPASNPASIPALGPALVSALHLFCPGPVSVSPSDPPSPLPIPALGPAPVPAPPLSPPPSLFCPGSRASSGWLCGTEQNISALFLTPHPQAEDAGASSTSSRGLGSLMKRRELSAAPSAVCPPAGGRNTWRYGTQPGFPWHLTPPTHRPRAHHHLDCTLRQLCAHRLLSAAQISNKTCFSLLTALCCSVSPFAWKAWEPPWPRQGAPPPLGKGRGRRQWAGAGAGVAGTGAGSPGPHWLRPPPRAGLFPPSPPDTSLSRFQLLQPHLHRLDIQPPPDPDGFSMATPTQVPTKVPQEPDPFYYDYDTVQTVGMTLATILFLLGILIIISKKVKCRKADSGSESPTCKSCKSELPSSAPGGGGV, encoded by the exons ATGCTTCTGCGCGTGTCTGCTCCAGCCCCGCCCTGTCCCCGCCCCGCCTCCAACCCCGCCTCTATCCCAGCCCTTGGCCCCGCCCTTGTTTCTGCCCTGCACCTGTTCTGCCCTGGGCCCGTCTCTGTCTCGCCTTCGGACCCGCCCTCGCCCCTTCCTATCCCCGCCCTCGGCCCCGCCCCTGTTCCTGCCCCACCCTTatccccgccccccagcctctTCTGCCCTGGCTCGCGCGCGAGCTCTGGCTGGCTGTGCGGCACTGAGCAGAATATCAGCGCGCTCTTCCTCACACCCCACCCACAGGCAGAAGATGCCGGTGCAAGTTCAACCAGCAGCAGAG GACTGGGGAGCCTGATGAAGAGGAGGGAACTTTCCGCAGCTCCATCCGCC GTCTGTCCACCCGCAGGCGGTAGAAACACCTGGCGCTATGGAACCCAGCCAG GATTCCCCTGGCACCTGACGCCCCCCACCCACCGTCCGCGCGCCCACCACCACCTGGACTGCACTCTCCGCCAGCTCTGCGCCCACAGACTCCTCTCTGCTGCCCAGATTTCCAATAAAACGTGCTTTTCTCTCTTGACAGCGCTCTGTTGCTCTGTCAGTCCCTTCGCGTGGAAAGCCTGGGAGCCCCCTTGGCCCCGGCAGGGGGCGCCCCCACCCTTGGGGAAGGGGCGGGGACGTCGGcagtgggcgggggcgggggcgggggtggccggGACGGGGGCGGGCTCTCCGGGCCCCCATTGGCTACGGCCCCCCCCAAGAGCAGGGCTCTTCCCCCCATCTCCCCCCGACACCAGTCTGTCCCGCTTCCAGCTGCTGCAGCCGCACCTTCACCGCCTCGACATCCAGCCACCCCCTGATCCTGACGGGTTCAGCATGGCGACCCCTACCCAGGTCCCCACAAAGG TTCCTCAGGAACCTGACCCATTTTACTATG ACTATGACACTGTGCAGACTGTGGGCATGACTCTGGCTACCATATTGTTCCTGCTGGGCATCCTCATCATCATCA GCAAGAAGGTGAAGTGCAGGAAGGCCGACTCCGGGTCCGAGAG CCCAACATGCAAATCCTGTAAGTCGGAGCTTCCCTCCTCAG cccctggaggTGGTGGTGTGTAA
- the FXYD7 gene encoding FXYD domain-containing ion transport regulator 7 isoform X2 — protein MLLRVSAPAPPCPRPASNPASIPALGPALVSALHLFCPGPVSVSPSDPPSPLPIPALGPAPVPAPPLSPPPSLFCPGSRASSGWLCGTEQNISALFLTPHPQAEDAGASSTSSRGLGSLMKRRELSAAPSAVCPPAGGRNTWRYGTQPGFPWHLTPPTHRPRAHHHLDCTLRQLCAHRLLSAAQISNKTCFSLLTALCCSVSPFAWKAWEPPWPRQGAPPPLGKGRGRRQWAGAGAGVAGTGAGSPGPHWLRPPPRAGLFPPSPPDTSLSRFQLLQPHLHRLDIQPPPDPDGFSMATPTQVPTKGRLGIPILQRKLEQPQF, from the exons ATGCTTCTGCGCGTGTCTGCTCCAGCCCCGCCCTGTCCCCGCCCCGCCTCCAACCCCGCCTCTATCCCAGCCCTTGGCCCCGCCCTTGTTTCTGCCCTGCACCTGTTCTGCCCTGGGCCCGTCTCTGTCTCGCCTTCGGACCCGCCCTCGCCCCTTCCTATCCCCGCCCTCGGCCCCGCCCCTGTTCCTGCCCCACCCTTatccccgccccccagcctctTCTGCCCTGGCTCGCGCGCGAGCTCTGGCTGGCTGTGCGGCACTGAGCAGAATATCAGCGCGCTCTTCCTCACACCCCACCCACAGGCAGAAGATGCCGGTGCAAGTTCAACCAGCAGCAGAG GACTGGGGAGCCTGATGAAGAGGAGGGAACTTTCCGCAGCTCCATCCGCC GTCTGTCCACCCGCAGGCGGTAGAAACACCTGGCGCTATGGAACCCAGCCAG GATTCCCCTGGCACCTGACGCCCCCCACCCACCGTCCGCGCGCCCACCACCACCTGGACTGCACTCTCCGCCAGCTCTGCGCCCACAGACTCCTCTCTGCTGCCCAGATTTCCAATAAAACGTGCTTTTCTCTCTTGACAGCGCTCTGTTGCTCTGTCAGTCCCTTCGCGTGGAAAGCCTGGGAGCCCCCTTGGCCCCGGCAGGGGGCGCCCCCACCCTTGGGGAAGGGGCGGGGACGTCGGcagtgggcgggggcgggggcgggggtggccggGACGGGGGCGGGCTCTCCGGGCCCCCATTGGCTACGGCCCCCCCCAAGAGCAGGGCTCTTCCCCCCATCTCCCCCCGACACCAGTCTGTCCCGCTTCCAGCTGCTGCAGCCGCACCTTCACCGCCTCGACATCCAGCCACCCCCTGATCCTGACGGGTTCAGCATGGCGACCCCTACCCAGGTCCCCACAAAGG GTCGACTGGGGATCcctattctccaaagaaaactggAGCAGCCACAATTTTGA